TAAAAAAACTTCCGTTTTCCTGGATCGACCACCTGTTCGGCGTGTTTCTCGGGATCATTCTTGGTTTTGTTATTATTGGAACGGTCATTTTTCCCGTTTCCTATCACCTGCCCCAAAAAACAAGGAACGCGGTAGCCACTTCGTTTACCGCAGAAAAACTTATACCGCGGTTCCAGAAAATGTTCCCGAAAGTGAAACAATTTAACTTAAACGATATAAAAGATAAGATATCTCTTCCTGAATTTCCGAAAAGCCTAAGTTTTAAACTGCCGGCGGCTTTAAAAAAGATAAGCTTCTTTAATAAAATTAACAATAAACTAACTTCGTAATTGGATAAGGAGAATAAATTGAAAAAGTTAAAACTTGGTTTCCCAAAAGGAAGTCTGCAGGATTCTACGCTTGAATTGTTTAAAAAAGCGGGTATCCGCATAGATGCAGCATCCCGGTC
This genomic window from Candidatus Liberimonas magnetica contains:
- a CDS encoding CvpA family protein, with protein sequence MNIFDLAVVALLAASIYFGYKTGIITSFFYVLSGFIGMWAAQEFVNEPKLNYYLVFLASAGVVILVGFFISHLIKKLPFSWIDHLFGVFLGIILGFVIIGTVIFPVSYHLPQKTRNAVATSFTAEKLIPRFQKMFPKVKQFNLNDIKDKISLPEFPKSLSFKLPAALKKISFFNKINNKLTS